A genomic window from Agreia sp. COWG includes:
- the rbfA gene encoding 30S ribosome-binding factor RbfA, with product MADPARARKMAERIQVIVAKTLERGLKDPRLGFVTITDVKVTGDLQHASVFYTVYGSDEERADSAAALKSATGMLRSEVGKNITARLTPSLEFIPDGIPENAQLIDGLLAEAQQRDAETVRLAREAQYAGDADPYVKPREFDEDDDEDDDEEQGEAVKAPRH from the coding sequence ATGGCTGATCCCGCACGCGCCAGAAAGATGGCGGAGCGAATCCAGGTCATCGTGGCGAAGACGCTCGAGCGGGGGTTGAAAGACCCCCGCCTGGGCTTCGTCACCATCACGGATGTGAAGGTGACCGGCGACCTGCAGCACGCATCGGTCTTCTACACGGTCTACGGCTCCGATGAGGAGCGCGCAGACAGTGCGGCCGCGTTGAAGAGCGCGACGGGAATGCTCAGGAGCGAGGTGGGCAAGAACATCACGGCCCGCCTCACCCCGAGCCTGGAATTCATTCCGGATGGCATCCCCGAGAACGCTCAGCTGATCGACGGCCTACTGGCCGAAGCGCAGCAGCGCGACGCCGAGACCGTTCGTCTCGCCCGCGAGGCCCAGTACGCCGGCGATGCCGACCCGTACGTCAAGCCGCGCGAGTTCGACGAAGACGACGATGAAGACGACGACGAGGAGCAGGGCGAGGCCGTCAAGGCCCCCCGCCACTAG